A window from Pongo abelii isolate AG06213 chromosome 6, NHGRI_mPonAbe1-v2.0_pri, whole genome shotgun sequence encodes these proteins:
- the TAS2R41 gene encoding LOW QUALITY PROTEIN: taste receptor type 2 member 41 (The sequence of the model RefSeq protein was modified relative to this genomic sequence to represent the inferred CDS: substituted 1 base at 1 genomic stop codon) yields the protein MQAALTAFFMLFFSLLSLLGIAANGFIVLVLGREWLQYGRLLPLDMILISLGVSRFCLQLVGTVYNFYYSAHKVEYSGGLSRQFFHLHWHFLNLATFXFCSWLSVLFCVKIANITHPTFLWLKWRFPGWVPWLLLGSVLISFIITLLLFWVNYPVYQEFLIRKFSGNMTYEWNTRIEMYYLPSLKLVIWSIPCSVFLVSIMLLINSLRRHTWRMQHNGHSLQDPSTQAHTRAPKSLISFLILYVLSFLSLIIDATKFISMQNDFYWPWQTAVYLGVSVHPFILIFSNLKLRSVFWKLLLLARGFWVA from the coding sequence ATGCAAGCAGCACTGACGGCCTTCTTCATGTTGTTCTTTAGCCTGCTGAGTCTTCTGGGGATTGCAGCAAATGGCTTCATTGTGCTGGTGCTGGGCAGGGAGTGGCTGCAATATGGCAGGTTGCTCCCCTTGGACATGATCCTTATTAGCTTGGGTGTCTCCCGCTTCTGCCTGCAGTTGGTCGGGACGGTGTACAACTTCTACTACTCTGCCCACAAGGTCGAGTACTCTGGGGGTCTCAGCCGACAGTTCTTCCATCTACACTGGCACTTCCTGAACTTAGCCACCTTCTGATTTTGCAGCTGGCTCAGTGTCCTTTTCTGTGTGAAGATTGCTAACATCACGCACCCCACCTTCCTGTGGCTGAAGTGGAGGTTCCCAGGGTGGGTGCCCTGGCTCCTGTTGGGCTCTGTCCTGATCTCCTTCATCATAACCTTGCTGTTGTTTTGGGTGAACTACCCTGTATATCAagaatttttaattagaaaattttcTGGGAACATGACCTATGAGTGGAATACAAGGATAGAAATGTACTATCTCCCGTCCCTGAAACTGGTCATCTGGTCAATTccttgttctgtttttctggtcTCAATTATGCTGTTAATTAATTCTCTGAGGAGGCATACTTGGAGAATGCAGCACAATGGCCACAGCCTGCAGGACCCCAGCACCCAGGCTCACACCAGAGCTCCGAAGTCCCTCATCTCCTTCCTCATTCTTTATGTTCTGTCCTTTCTGTCCCTGATCATTGATGCCACAAAATTTATCTCCATGCAGAATGACTTTTACTGGCCATGGCAAACTGCAGTCTACCTGGGCGTATCTGTCCATCCCTTCATCCTCATCTTCAGCAACCTCAAGCTTCGAAGCGTGTTCTGGAAGCTCCTGCTGTTGGCAAGGGGCTTCTGGGTGGCCTAG